A section of the Clostridium sp. TW13 genome encodes:
- a CDS encoding lipid II:glycine glycyltransferase FemX, with protein MYVVLDASSKDWNKYLYDINIDFQDIYYTSDYYKLYEKNGDGKGKLFVYRESNNIAIYPFMLNEIENNNFESKYYDIESAYGYGGPLTNSYNKKFLSNFEDEFLKYCNENGIVAEFIRFHPLIKNEKIFNENIEVLHNRITVYLDLTRDVDVIWKEEIKSKNRNMIRKAEKSGLTVEESKDFQCFKNIYEATMKKVTADSYYYFKNDYYDFMENSDNYIILNVKKENQIIASAVFMIYGQYFHYHLSGSLKEYLNYSPNNLLLWEAIKYAKAKGCRIMHFGGGLTNSVDDNLFKFKKSFSNELADFYIGKRVHNKKVYDSLIEEWERKNNKKATMLLQYKVCK; from the coding sequence GTGTATGTTGTTTTAGATGCAAGTTCAAAGGATTGGAATAAATACTTATATGATATTAATATAGATTTTCAAGATATATATTATACATCTGACTATTATAAATTATATGAAAAAAATGGGGATGGAAAGGGAAAATTATTTGTCTATAGGGAATCAAATAATATAGCTATATATCCTTTTATGCTAAATGAAATAGAGAATAATAATTTTGAATCTAAGTATTATGATATTGAGTCAGCATATGGATATGGAGGACCATTAACTAACAGTTATAATAAAAAATTTTTAAGCAATTTTGAAGATGAATTTTTGAAATACTGTAATGAAAATGGAATAGTTGCGGAATTTATTAGGTTTCATCCATTAATTAAAAATGAGAAGATCTTTAATGAAAATATAGAAGTTTTACATAATCGTATTACTGTATATTTAGATTTGACAAGAGATGTGGATGTAATTTGGAAGGAAGAAATAAAAAGCAAGAATAGAAATATGATAAGAAAGGCAGAAAAAAGCGGGTTAACAGTAGAAGAAAGCAAGGACTTTCAATGTTTTAAAAATATATATGAAGCAACTATGAAAAAGGTGACAGCAGATTCATATTATTATTTTAAAAATGATTATTATGATTTTATGGAGAATAGTGATAATTATATTATCCTAAATGTAAAAAAAGAAAATCAAATCATTGCAAGTGCTGTATTTATGATTTATGGGCAATATTTTCATTATCATCTGTCCGGAAGTTTAAAAGAGTATTTGAACTATTCGCCGAATAATCTTCTTTTATGGGAAGCTATAAAATATGCTAAGGCAAAAGGATGTAGGATAATGCACTTTGGTGGAGGACTTACTAATAGTGTAGATGATAATCTTTTTAAATTTAAAAAGAGTTTTTCTAATGAACTTGCTGATTTTTATATAGGGAAAAGAGTACATAATAAAAAAGTTTATGATAGTTTAATAGAAGAATGGGAAAGAAAAAATAATAAAAAGGCAACTATGTTATTACAATACAAAGTTTGTAAGTAA
- a CDS encoding GNAT family N-acetyltransferase, which yields MEKVHLEKLIIDDFEDYYNLKCEKQNIFWTNNLEKPNKEKLFQWFTEQMGNKNRVILGLKYIENRRVIGYVYLDFVGAKSELIELSYALSEEYINRGLGTRIVGLAINYCRDTYISVKKIQCWVLEDNVRSRKCLINNGFIKKEDEKVILFYPENRMKKMNLFKLDI from the coding sequence ATGGAAAAAGTGCATTTAGAAAAATTAATTATTGATGATTTTGAAGACTATTACAATTTAAAATGTGAAAAGCAGAATATATTTTGGACTAATAATTTAGAGAAGCCAAATAAGGAAAAGCTTTTTCAGTGGTTTACAGAACAAATGGGTAATAAAAATAGAGTGATATTAGGTTTGAAGTATATTGAGAATAGGCGAGTTATTGGGTATGTATATTTGGATTTTGTTGGAGCTAAATCTGAACTTATAGAACTCTCATATGCACTATCAGAAGAATATATAAATAGGGGCTTAGGGACCAGAATAGTGGGGTTAGCAATTAATTATTGCAGAGATACATATATAAGTGTGAAAAAAATACAATGTTGGGTGTTAGAAGACAATGTTCGTTCTAGAAAGTGTTTAATTAATAATGGATTTATAAAAAAAGAAGATGAAAAAGTTATTTTATTTTATCCTGAAAATAGGATGAAGAAAATGAATCTATTTAAATTAGATATATAA
- a CDS encoding DegT/DnrJ/EryC1/StrS family aminotransferase: MERYIKPIGGEQWLDINLFDKKLDNFRDIEAVFLSGGQSAIQFILENINIENGEFILVPSYLCPSILYNFHRLKVDYIFYSVNKDLSIDLCDVKEKINKYKIKAVFFIDYFGFYYDQATLQYFKGLKEQNIVLIEDAVQMLWFSFKSFIGDYVFNSYRKFLPIDGSIVLCNKIKQYNFEKDSYYENVNLARAKKTLFQQFDIGNEEEFLSLYGNAEEEYYRREKIIGIDDESKKVLTRVDYEFIQNKRKENYSYLYDNLVRNNKIQIIYNKNLIKDNTVLGLPILIENRNEVRKKLRQANIYCPVHWNILNEEWSSKYVDSRYISERIITLPIDQRYDLYDMNRLLDEINRLVSNDI; encoded by the coding sequence ATGGAAAGATATATAAAGCCTATAGGTGGAGAGCAATGGCTTGATATTAACTTATTTGATAAAAAATTAGATAATTTTAGAGATATAGAAGCAGTTTTTTTAAGTGGTGGACAGAGTGCTATTCAATTTATACTTGAAAACATTAATATTGAAAATGGAGAATTTATACTAGTGCCATCATATCTATGCCCTAGTATTCTCTATAATTTTCATAGGCTAAAAGTAGATTATATATTTTATAGCGTTAATAAAGATTTATCTATAGATCTATGTGATGTAAAGGAAAAGATAAATAAATATAAAATAAAAGCAGTATTTTTTATAGATTATTTTGGCTTTTATTATGACCAAGCGACGTTACAATATTTTAAAGGCTTAAAAGAGCAGAATATTGTACTAATTGAAGACGCAGTACAGATGCTATGGTTTAGTTTTAAAAGCTTTATAGGAGACTATGTTTTTAATAGTTATAGAAAGTTTTTGCCAATTGATGGTTCAATCGTATTATGTAATAAAATAAAACAATATAATTTCGAAAAAGATAGCTATTATGAAAATGTTAATTTAGCAAGGGCTAAAAAAACTCTTTTTCAACAATTCGATATTGGAAATGAAGAAGAATTTTTAAGTTTATATGGAAATGCTGAAGAAGAATACTATAGAAGAGAAAAAATAATTGGTATAGATGATGAATCAAAAAAAGTGCTTACAAGAGTAGATTATGAATTTATTCAAAATAAGAGAAAAGAAAATTATTCTTACTTATATGATAATTTAGTAAGAAATAATAAGATACAAATAATTTATAACAAAAATTTAATTAAAGATAACACTGTATTAGGGTTACCAATTTTAATAGAAAACAGAAATGAGGTTAGAAAAAAGTTAAGGCAAGCTAATATATATTGTCCTGTACATTGGAATATTTTAAATGAAGAATGGTCAAGTAAATATGTAGATAGCAGATATATTTCTGAAAGAATTATAACGCTTCCTATAGATCAAAGATATGATCTTTACGATATGAATAGATTACTTGATGAAATTAATAGATTAGTAAGTAATGATATTTGA